Proteins from a single region of Camelus ferus isolate YT-003-E chromosome 23, BCGSAC_Cfer_1.0, whole genome shotgun sequence:
- the GPR25 gene encoding probable G-protein coupled receptor 25 encodes MRPTEPWSPSAGPASWDYSGLGAPAELELCAAGDLPYGYVYIPALYLAAFAVGLLGNAFVVWLLAARRGPRRLVDTFVLHLAAADLGFVLTLPLWAAAAARGGRWPFGEGLCKLSSFALAGTRCAGALLLAGLSVDRYLAVGRPLAARAWRTRRCALLACGGVWAAALAAGLPSLAFRGLRPLPGGRGSQCGEEPSDAFQGLSLLLLLLTLALPLAVTVVCYCRVSCRLRRPPHVGRARSRSLRIIFAVEGAFVGSWLPFCALRAVFHLASLGALPLPCRLLLALRWGLTVATCLAFVNSCANPLIYLLLDRSFRAQVRRRGACGRADSGARGGSSASSLSGEDGSPFRSPARGRGRAQREYAPSAIP; translated from the coding sequence ATGCGCCCCACCGAGCCCTGGAGCCCCAGCGCGGGGCCGGCGTCCTGGGACTACTCGGGCTTGGGCGCCCCGGCGGAGCTGGAGCTGTGCGCGGCGGGGGACCTGCCCTACGGCTACGTCTACATCCCCGCGCTCTACCTGGCGGCCTTCGCCGTGGGCCTGCTGGGCAACGCCTTCGTGGTGTGGCTGCTGGCGGCGCGGCGCGGCCCGCGGCGGCTCGTGGACACCTTCGTGCTGCACCTGGCGGCCGCCGACCTGGGCTTCGTGCTGACGCTGCCGCtgtgggcggcggcggcggcgcgcggcGGCCGCTGGCCCTTCGGCGAGGGCCTGTGCAAGCTCAGCAGCTTCGCCCTGGCCGGCACGCGCTGCGCCGGCGCCCTGCTGCTGGCCGGCCTCAGCGTCGACCGCTACCTGGCCGTGGGCCGCCCGCTGGCCGCGCGCGCCTGGCGCACCCGGCGCTGCGCGCTGCTGGCGTGCGGCGGCGTCTGGGCCGCGGCGCTGGCGGCCGGCCTGCCCTCGCTGGCCTTCCGCGGGCTGCGGCCGCTCCCCGGGGGCCGCGGCAGCCAGTGCGGCGAGGAGCCGTCGGACGCCTTCCAGGGCCTgagcctgctgctgctgctgctgacccTCGCGCTGCCCTTGGCCGTCACCGTCGTCTGCTACTGCCGCGTGTCCTGCCGCCTGCGCCGCCCGCCGCACGTGGGCCGCGCCCGGAGCCGCTCGCTGCGCATCATCTTCGCCGTCGAGGGCGCCTTCGTGGGCTCCTGGCTGCCCTTCTGCGCCCTGCGCGCCGTCTTCCACCTGGCGAGCCTGGGCGCGCTGCCGCTGCCCTGCCGCCTGCTGCTGGCGCTGCGCTGGGGCCTCACCGTCGCCACCTGCCTGGCCTTCGTCAACAGCTGCGCCAACCCGCTCATCTACCTGCTGCTGGACCGCTCGTTCCGCGCGCAGGTGCGGCGGCGCGGGGCCTGCGGGCGCGCCGACAGCGGGGCGCGCGGGGGCAGCTCGGCCTCCTCGCTCTCCGGGGAGGACGGCTCCCCGTTCCGGAGCCCGGCCCGCGGTCGGGGCCGAGCCCAGAGGGAGTACGCGCCCTCGGCCATTCCGTag